Part of the Simkaniaceae bacterium genome, ATTAGAGAGAAATATAGGTTACCAAAAAGAGAGTATGCTTTTCATATCACCATAGGCGTAAAACCTAAAATGGCCAACAGAGAAGGAATCTAGCTACAAACTTCCCCGCAATATCTGGATTCTCAGTTCGGAACTTAAAATACATGCGGAAATTTGCAGAGGTTTACCCTGAGGAGCAAATTGTGCAGGCACTGCTTGCACAATTGCCTTGTGTGGCATAATATACTTTTATTAGAAAAATTAAAA contains:
- a CDS encoding DUF1016 N-terminal domain-containing protein → MSGFSVRNLKYMRKFAEVYPEEQIVQALLAQLPCVA